In one Saimiri boliviensis isolate mSaiBol1 chromosome 3, mSaiBol1.pri, whole genome shotgun sequence genomic region, the following are encoded:
- the LOC141583967 gene encoding uncharacterized protein LOC141583967: MASETWSPQGNGAPPSPWFRCGQPDPWHTEHTGMAGLCSVPSVVFGFGCYWLCSKEDLEVASPVWSVESRTSDEGSTELEMSTGWSHNRRDWVGALPPREVTASRGPRRPCSWWCGVHPSGKPAVEPEGRGILREPTSLVHEHRDSARGHRGGPRPTSVLGVMALERAFGQVPNLTGAGQTLFLRSRGFLEEVGLLLTPSPAATPWGSLCQGVTKTSFGKSCGHPLRFPWALQPQQPGCLLGQWLTPPRGPGPVVATPSGVPVVGPAFSTLLQASMYPGCWWLSHGWAPWSHQVRVRVSSEAED, encoded by the exons ATGGCCTCTGAGACCTGGTCGCCTCAGGGAAATGGAGCACCGccatctccctggttcaggtgTGGACAGCCAGACCCTTGGCACACTGAGCACACTGGCATGGCTG GGCTGTGCTCTGTGCCTTCGGTGGTATTCGGTTTTGGCTGCTACTGGCTTTGTTCCAAAGAGGATCTAGAAGTCGCTTCCCCTGTGTGGAGTGTGGAGAGCCGGACGTCAGATGAGGGAAGTACCGAGCTCGAGATGAGTACCGGGTGGAGCCACAACAGAAGGGACTGGGTAGGGGCCTTGCCTCCTCGTGAGGTGACAGCCAGCCGAGGACCGAGGAGGCCCTGCTCCTGGTGGTGTGGGGTACACCCCTCAGGGAAGCCTGCAGTGGAGCCCGAGGGAAGAGGCATTCTCCGCGAGCCCACAAGTCTGGTCCATGAGCACCGTGACAGTGCCCGTGGGCACAGAGGTGGACCCAGACCCACCTCTGTGCTTGGAGTCATGGCTCTGGAGAGGGCATTCGGACAGGTCCCCAACCTCACTGGAGCAGGCCAAACCCTGTTCCTGAGGAGccggggcttcctggaggaggtgggccTTCTACTCACTCCTTCACCTGCAGCCACTCCCTGGGGCTCTCTGTGCCAAGGCGTCACCAAGACCTCTTTTGGGAAATCCTGTGGGCATCCCTTGCGGTTCCCCTGGGCTCTGCAGCCCCAGCAGCCTGGCTGCCTGTtgggccagtggctcacgccaccCAGAGGGCCCGGCCCTGTTGTAGCCACACCCTCTGGGGTCCCTGTGGTGGGGCCGGCTTTCTCCACCCTACTCCAGGCCTCCATGTATCCTGGTTGCTGGTGGCTGAGCCATGGGTGGGCCCCATGGAGCCATCAGGTCAGGGTCAGGGTCTCCTCGGAGGCGGAGGACTGA
- the MSANTD1 gene encoding myb/SANT-like DNA-binding domain-containing protein 1 isoform X1, producing the protein MVRGAGPGASLSALSHPAGASGMAAAEGPGYLVSPQAEKHRRARNWTDAEMRGLMLVWEEFFDELKQTKRNAKVYEKMASKLFEMTGERRLGEEIKIKITNMTFQYRKLKCMTDSESAPPDWPYYLAIDGILAKVPESCDGKLPDSQPPGPSTSQTEASLSPPAKSTPLYFPYNQCSYEGRFVDDRSDSSSSLLSLKFRSEERPVKKRKVQSCHLQKKQLRLLEAMVEEQRRLSRAVEETCREVRRVLDQQHILQVQSLQLQERMMSLLERIIAKSSV; encoded by the exons ATGGTGCGTGGGGCCGGGCCGGGGGCCTCGCTGAGCGCGCTGTCCCACCCCGCAGGCGCCTCCGGCATGGCAGCGGCCGAGGGGCCCGGCTACCTCGTGTCCCCCCAGGCGGAGAAGCACCGGCGGGCCCGCAACTGGACGGACGCCGAGATGCGCGGCCTCATGCTGGTCTGGGAGGAGTTCTTCGACGAGCTCAAGCAGACCAAGCGCAACGCCAAGGTGTACGAGAAGATGGCCAGCAAGCTCTTCGAGATGACGGGCGAGCGCAGGCTGGGCGAGGAGATCAAGATCAAGATCACCAACATGACCTTCCAGTACAG GAAATTAAAATGCATGACAGATAGCGAGTCCGCCCCGCCCGACTGGCCCTATTACCTAGCCATTGACGGGATCCTGGCCAAGGTCCCTGAGTCCTGTGATGGCAAACTGCCGGACAGCCAGCCGCCGGGGCCCTCCACGTCCCAGACCGAGGCGTCCCTGTCGCCGCCCGCTAAGTCCACCCCTCTGTACTTCCCGTATAACCAGTGCTCCTACGAAGGCCGCTTTGTGGACGATCGCTCCGACAGCTCCTCCAGCTTACTGTCCCTTAAGTTCAG GTCGGAGGAGCGGCCAGTGAAGAAGCGCAAGGTGCAGAGCTGCCACCTGCAGAAGAAGCAGCTGCGGCTGCTGGAGGCGATGGTGGAGGAGCAGCGCCGGCTGAGCCGCGCCGTGGAGGAGACCTGCCGCGAGGTGCGCCGCGTGCTGGACCAGCAGCACATCCTGCAGGTGCAGAGCCTGCAGCTGCAGGAGCGCATGATGAGTCTGCTGGAGAGGATCATTGCCAAGTCCAGCGTCTAG
- the MSANTD1 gene encoding myb/SANT-like DNA-binding domain-containing protein 1 isoform X2, translated as MAAAEGPGYLVSPQAEKHRRARNWTDAEMRGLMLVWEEFFDELKQTKRNAKVYEKMASKLFEMTGERRLGEEIKIKITNMTFQYRKLKCMTDSESAPPDWPYYLAIDGILAKVPESCDGKLPDSQPPGPSTSQTEASLSPPAKSTPLYFPYNQCSYEGRFVDDRSDSSSSLLSLKFRSEERPVKKRKVQSCHLQKKQLRLLEAMVEEQRRLSRAVEETCREVRRVLDQQHILQVQSLQLQERMMSLLERIIAKSSV; from the exons ATGGCAGCGGCCGAGGGGCCCGGCTACCTCGTGTCCCCCCAGGCGGAGAAGCACCGGCGGGCCCGCAACTGGACGGACGCCGAGATGCGCGGCCTCATGCTGGTCTGGGAGGAGTTCTTCGACGAGCTCAAGCAGACCAAGCGCAACGCCAAGGTGTACGAGAAGATGGCCAGCAAGCTCTTCGAGATGACGGGCGAGCGCAGGCTGGGCGAGGAGATCAAGATCAAGATCACCAACATGACCTTCCAGTACAG GAAATTAAAATGCATGACAGATAGCGAGTCCGCCCCGCCCGACTGGCCCTATTACCTAGCCATTGACGGGATCCTGGCCAAGGTCCCTGAGTCCTGTGATGGCAAACTGCCGGACAGCCAGCCGCCGGGGCCCTCCACGTCCCAGACCGAGGCGTCCCTGTCGCCGCCCGCTAAGTCCACCCCTCTGTACTTCCCGTATAACCAGTGCTCCTACGAAGGCCGCTTTGTGGACGATCGCTCCGACAGCTCCTCCAGCTTACTGTCCCTTAAGTTCAG GTCGGAGGAGCGGCCAGTGAAGAAGCGCAAGGTGCAGAGCTGCCACCTGCAGAAGAAGCAGCTGCGGCTGCTGGAGGCGATGGTGGAGGAGCAGCGCCGGCTGAGCCGCGCCGTGGAGGAGACCTGCCGCGAGGTGCGCCGCGTGCTGGACCAGCAGCACATCCTGCAGGTGCAGAGCCTGCAGCTGCAGGAGCGCATGATGAGTCTGCTGGAGAGGATCATTGCCAAGTCCAGCGTCTAG